Proteins encoded in a region of the Paenibacillus sp. E222 genome:
- a CDS encoding zinc-binding alcohol dehydrogenase family protein, which produces MENPIMMKAFGYYEPGLETDIPPFQEVELEKPKPTGKDLLVEVKAVSVNPTDWRSHLSKQPNDLSLTVPGRDVAGVVVDIGSDCHLFNVGDEVYYAGSNIRPGGHSEFHLVDERIVGRKPKNLDFAQAAALPLTSLTAGEAFFERLGISRNASDNEGNSMLIIGAAGGVGSIATQLAKLAGLQVIATASRPESVSWAKSNGADHVINHHQPFGPQLKDLGLAGVQYIFVLNHIDEHMEQMADVILPQGKICSILPFEKPPELQKLFSKSVTLVWEMMFTRPMFQTDDMIEQHLLLNEIADLVEAGKIHTTMAERIEPINAANLLEAYRKSKSGTAIGKIVLEGFEK; this is translated from the coding sequence ATGGAAAACCCAATCATGATGAAAGCATTCGGATATTACGAACCCGGGCTAGAGACTGACATACCGCCATTTCAGGAGGTAGAACTGGAGAAACCCAAACCTACAGGAAAGGATTTACTCGTTGAGGTGAAGGCGGTGTCTGTCAATCCGACGGATTGGAGGTCGCATCTTTCCAAACAACCGAACGACTTATCCCTGACTGTGCCTGGTCGTGATGTAGCGGGCGTGGTAGTGGACATCGGCTCCGATTGCCATTTGTTCAACGTTGGTGACGAAGTATATTATGCGGGGAGCAATATACGCCCAGGCGGACACAGTGAGTTTCATTTAGTAGATGAACGCATTGTCGGCAGAAAGCCGAAAAATCTGGATTTTGCCCAGGCAGCAGCTTTACCTCTGACAAGCCTTACGGCAGGAGAAGCTTTTTTTGAGCGCTTGGGCATTTCCAGGAATGCATCGGATAACGAAGGCAATAGCATGCTTATTATCGGGGCAGCGGGAGGCGTCGGCTCGATCGCTACTCAATTAGCCAAGCTCGCTGGACTTCAAGTTATAGCAACTGCCTCTCGTCCCGAATCCGTCTCTTGGGCAAAATCAAACGGAGCAGACCACGTGATCAACCATCATCAACCATTTGGACCACAACTTAAAGATCTTGGACTCGCTGGTGTACAATACATTTTCGTGCTAAATCATATAGATGAGCATATGGAACAGATGGCAGACGTTATTTTGCCTCAGGGGAAAATTTGCTCCATTCTACCCTTCGAAAAACCACCCGAACTTCAAAAGTTATTCTCAAAAAGCGTAACGCTCGTCTGGGAAATGATGTTCACCCGCCCGATGTTCCAGACTGATGATATGATTGAACAGCATCTTCTGCTTAATGAAATCGCAGATCTGGTGGAGGCTGGCAAGATTCATACAACGATGGCAGAACGGATTGAACCCATTAATGCAGCTAACCTGCTGGAAGCCTACCGAAAAAGTAAATCGGGCACTGCGATTGGCAAAATCGTGTTGGAAGGGTTCGAAAAATAA
- a CDS encoding Gfo/Idh/MocA family protein: MTTSKMLHIGMIGTGSISDLHMRCYAKNENAVIYAICDLNEQRAAAAAEKYDAQSVYTDYREMLKDPHVDAVSICTWNNTHAEFAIAALEAGKHVLLEKPVATNVEDALRIEEAVKRSGCTFVVGFVRRYDNNMQMMRGFIDAGEFGELYYAKASILRRLGNPGGWFADKNRSGGGPLIDLGVHIIDQCWYLMGKPKPVSVSGNTYRKLGNRAHIEHLSFYKAADYSSAVNNVEDMANALIRFENGASLAVDVSFTLHARGEESSVRLYGERGGFELEPETLIVTEKHNTILNIEPQTDYKGLDIHGAFQNQIDHFVDCCLNGTEPISPIADGVASTRMLCGIYESAEKGQEIRLD; this comes from the coding sequence ATGACCACGAGCAAAATGCTGCATATTGGCATGATCGGCACAGGCTCCATCTCGGATCTTCATATGAGGTGTTATGCCAAGAACGAGAATGCAGTCATTTACGCCATCTGTGACCTGAACGAACAGCGTGCAGCCGCGGCTGCTGAGAAGTATGATGCACAATCTGTGTACACCGATTATCGGGAGATGCTGAAGGACCCGCATGTGGATGCCGTTAGTATCTGTACATGGAATAATACACATGCCGAATTTGCGATCGCTGCCCTGGAGGCAGGTAAACATGTGCTGCTGGAAAAACCGGTAGCAACCAATGTGGAAGATGCGCTGCGGATTGAAGAGGCTGTGAAGAGAAGCGGATGTACCTTTGTCGTGGGCTTTGTGCGTCGTTATGACAACAATATGCAGATGATGCGCGGTTTCATTGATGCCGGTGAGTTTGGTGAGTTGTACTATGCCAAAGCTTCTATCCTGCGTCGCTTGGGAAATCCCGGAGGCTGGTTTGCGGACAAAAACCGTTCCGGCGGTGGCCCGCTCATTGATCTTGGCGTACATATTATCGACCAATGCTGGTATCTGATGGGCAAACCGAAACCTGTTTCGGTGAGTGGCAATACGTACCGAAAACTGGGCAATCGTGCGCATATCGAGCATCTTTCTTTTTACAAAGCCGCAGATTACAGTTCTGCTGTCAACAATGTGGAGGATATGGCGAATGCACTGATTCGCTTCGAGAACGGGGCTTCTTTGGCCGTAGATGTGAGCTTTACCCTGCATGCACGTGGGGAAGAATCTTCAGTCCGATTGTACGGCGAGCGCGGTGGGTTTGAGCTGGAGCCGGAGACGTTAATCGTCACCGAGAAACACAATACCATCCTTAACATTGAACCCCAGACAGACTATAAAGGTCTCGATATTCATGGTGCCTTCCAGAATCAGATTGATCACTTTGTGGATTGCTGTCTGAATGGTACCGAGCCCATTAGTCCCATTGCGGATGGTGTGGCTTCGACAAGGATGCTGTGCGGAATTTACGAGTCAGCCGAAAAGGGTCAGGAGATTCGTCTGGACTGA
- a CDS encoding GNAT family N-acetyltransferase, with protein sequence MSDMLVALYHLPEQESGLKKLEESSIVIRRAIAPEKQVVLDWVKSHFSQPWVDECDVAFARQPVTCYIALEHGKMIGFACYEATCRNFFGPTGVGQEARGKGVGTALLLACMHAMKADGYAYAIIGSAGPVDFYAQTLGAVKIENSTPGIYKGMLRAD encoded by the coding sequence ATGAGTGATATGTTAGTGGCGCTTTACCATTTGCCAGAGCAAGAGAGTGGACTGAAAAAGTTGGAGGAGTCCTCTATTGTTATCCGTAGAGCCATTGCACCAGAGAAGCAGGTTGTGCTGGATTGGGTGAAATCCCATTTTAGCCAGCCCTGGGTGGATGAATGTGATGTAGCTTTTGCACGTCAACCTGTGACTTGTTATATTGCACTTGAGCATGGGAAGATGATCGGCTTCGCTTGTTATGAAGCAACATGTCGTAATTTCTTTGGTCCAACAGGTGTGGGTCAGGAGGCACGGGGCAAAGGTGTCGGTACAGCGCTGCTGTTGGCCTGTATGCATGCCATGAAGGCAGATGGTTACGCTTACGCGATTATTGGATCGGCGGGACCCGTGGATTTCTATGCTCAGACCCTGGGGGCCGTGAAGATCGAAAATTCAACACCAGGGATTTACAAAGGCATGCTCCGGGCAGACTAG
- a CDS encoding copper amine oxidase N-terminal domain-containing protein, with the protein MNNNMKKVSALMVLSLALGGGAAYAANLDSIQPVNSTSVSADSKATEAVKVSVNGAPMTDGYWNKDGQVPMIALRDLTEALGIELKWNKENKSAELTKGTLWTLVTTGKDQYSVNKMLLKLGTAPEITNGTLFVPASFADKVLHAQVNTTGNQVTISSEEEVKTVTERGVITGINSEGKYQSIHIGGAGTEGIVLNVSEDTVFKSADGKDIKLTDLTIGMNVEAEHSEIATLSLPPQTPTYKVTVLDTAASESEAQPKEVLGTAGTIENVKTTEDNGTQIEISGSRLTETAPDHVILNITKDTQLVNHKGETIKPEELTKGAKVIGFYSPVLTRSLPPIGTAWKVVIETPADQPEAK; encoded by the coding sequence ATGAACAACAACATGAAAAAAGTTAGTGCCCTGATGGTCCTGTCCTTGGCCCTGGGCGGGGGAGCCGCATACGCAGCAAACCTGGACAGCATTCAGCCTGTTAATTCAACTTCCGTATCAGCCGATAGCAAAGCAACTGAAGCTGTAAAAGTATCTGTGAACGGTGCTCCGATGACTGACGGTTATTGGAACAAGGATGGTCAAGTACCTATGATCGCACTTCGTGATCTCACCGAAGCACTTGGCATTGAACTGAAATGGAACAAGGAAAACAAATCTGCGGAGCTGACAAAAGGTACCCTCTGGACACTTGTAACCACAGGCAAAGACCAGTATTCAGTCAATAAAATGCTGCTTAAGCTGGGAACAGCACCTGAAATCACAAATGGTACATTGTTTGTACCCGCTTCTTTTGCAGATAAAGTACTGCACGCACAAGTGAATACAACAGGTAACCAAGTAACCATCTCCAGTGAAGAGGAAGTGAAAACCGTTACTGAGCGTGGGGTCATTACGGGAATTAACAGTGAAGGCAAGTATCAATCCATCCATATCGGCGGTGCAGGTACAGAGGGTATCGTCCTTAATGTTAGTGAAGATACCGTGTTCAAATCCGCGGATGGCAAAGATATCAAGCTTACCGATTTGACCATTGGCATGAACGTGGAAGCTGAGCATTCAGAGATTGCAACCCTCAGTTTACCGCCGCAAACCCCTACTTACAAAGTCACTGTACTGGATACTGCTGCTTCTGAATCCGAAGCACAACCCAAAGAGGTTCTGGGTACAGCAGGTACAATTGAAAATGTAAAAACAACAGAAGATAATGGTACTCAGATCGAGATCTCTGGCTCCCGTCTGACAGAGACGGCCCCTGACCATGTTATCCTTAACATTACCAAAGATACACAACTGGTGAATCATAAAGGGGAAACGATCAAACCAGAGGAACTGACCAAAGGTGCTAAAGTGATTGGATTCTATAGCCCGGTCCTGACTCGCAGCCTGCCACCAATCGGAACGGCTTGGAAAGTGGTCATCGAAACACCAGCGGATCAACCTGAAGCGAAATAA
- a CDS encoding RidA family protein: protein MNRQQVFTGSPWEPLVGYCRAIRVGNRIEVAGTTAMQDGVVVGAGDPYAQTRFILQTIENALKELGADMSHVVRTRMFVTDISRWEEVGKAHGEFFGQIQPVATMVEVSALIDPLLMVEIEAEAIVEAQAEVKAEITITE, encoded by the coding sequence ATGAACAGACAGCAGGTGTTTACCGGTTCTCCTTGGGAGCCGCTTGTAGGATATTGCCGTGCCATTCGTGTTGGCAACCGAATTGAGGTTGCGGGTACTACAGCCATGCAGGATGGTGTTGTGGTTGGAGCAGGAGATCCATATGCACAGACGAGATTTATTTTGCAGACCATCGAAAATGCACTGAAAGAATTGGGAGCAGACATGTCTCATGTCGTGAGAACCCGCATGTTTGTTACTGACATTTCCCGGTGGGAAGAAGTGGGCAAGGCCCATGGTGAATTTTTTGGTCAGATCCAGCCTGTCGCCACGATGGTGGAGGTCAGTGCACTCATTGATCCTTTGCTGATGGTAGAGATTGAGGCAGAAGCGATTGTTGAAGCACAAGCTGAAGTTAAAGCCGAAATAACAATAACGGAGTAG
- a CDS encoding D-alanyl-D-alanine carboxypeptidase family protein translates to MKLRTGRQRHIAVMLSSLMICAALLSACQDGSGSEENQNLNAAGSAQQESDGTTVHLTEDTGKDGSNTGGADSSSSDNNNEGTDSGSGNASTGGAGSSDAGNGATTAENSLMEKRSISALQTTIDAQAVVTNSEAMTVIVNKQRSLPEGYEPDDLVEPNVPFSFDGPHEKRHMRKEAAEALEKLFAGAKADDIELRAVSGYRSYQRQVSIYNNNVKTKGQEYTDRVSSVPGHSEHQTGLAIDVSSPSVGNAIEEVFGTSKEGQWLAEHAAEYGFIIRYPKGEEAITGYVYEPWHIRYVGTDLAPDIVKSGLTLEEYFDEANIKL, encoded by the coding sequence ATGAAATTACGTACAGGACGACAGCGCCACATTGCGGTTATGCTGTCCTCACTTATGATATGCGCCGCTTTGTTATCTGCTTGCCAGGACGGCTCAGGCTCGGAGGAGAACCAGAATCTGAACGCAGCAGGAAGCGCACAGCAAGAGTCGGACGGTACCACGGTTCATTTGACGGAGGATACTGGCAAGGATGGCAGCAACACAGGTGGGGCTGACAGCTCATCTTCGGACAATAACAATGAAGGTACAGATAGTGGTTCCGGCAATGCATCAACTGGGGGAGCGGGTTCTTCTGACGCAGGCAATGGAGCCACCACAGCAGAGAATTCCCTGATGGAGAAACGCAGCATTAGCGCGCTGCAAACGACGATTGATGCACAAGCGGTAGTGACCAATTCAGAAGCGATGACAGTGATCGTTAACAAACAGCGCAGCTTGCCAGAAGGATACGAGCCGGATGATCTGGTGGAGCCTAACGTACCGTTCTCCTTCGACGGGCCGCATGAAAAGCGTCATATGCGCAAGGAAGCTGCCGAAGCGTTGGAGAAGCTGTTTGCCGGTGCCAAAGCGGACGACATTGAGCTTCGTGCGGTATCTGGATATCGTTCTTATCAGCGCCAGGTGTCGATCTATAACAACAATGTCAAAACCAAAGGTCAAGAATACACGGATCGTGTAAGCTCTGTGCCAGGCCACAGCGAACATCAGACCGGACTAGCGATTGACGTTTCCAGTCCAAGTGTAGGCAATGCCATAGAAGAGGTGTTTGGCACATCGAAAGAAGGCCAGTGGTTGGCTGAGCATGCAGCAGAATATGGGTTCATCATCCGTTATCCAAAAGGTGAGGAAGCGATAACCGGCTATGTGTACGAGCCATGGCATATTCGCTATGTTGGCACTGATCTGGCTCCTGATATTGTGAAAAGTGGACTGACACTTGAAGAATACTTTGACGAAGCTAATATCAAGCTGTAA
- a CDS encoding DEAD/DEAH box helicase encodes MMQSLYGVWLGDVFFCFSGETSEPRVDAWSHVVRKLNFGDGGRLFQPAALRLAELRWPNPMRNAAEAKGTKRRQLLGRTLEGLAISPKDTFKLLLHWDESILNAAGIQAGEEIRYWVKAAQFTQELLLRGEFAPSAEFAAKTGARRRTGQETLTGVWRPRLLQEADVERFRELAESMPPIGLSAPGAYASSEPESREEAGAAVLFSFMSGMIHAVVTSEMESMDSELSRYRTPFRRGSSPVAELWWNSLISMFRPVTVQGPTEEMAELIGTLQEAGGTARPVVGSEETAPTEGELKLVLRLEPPLGDHESLWGITFWADSVQESGLRLPARTIWAHPERDLDRGKVRYISAAEQLLMALGHASELAPELETALLHARPEGMKLEQQAFFEFLTYAVPRLQKAGVTVLMPSRWSRAGKRRAGLRLQMLNRGIERPVGAPSALGMEQLVAFKAEPMLDGKPVTAEELAALAEATVPYVMFRGEWIEVDTKEIRQVLRYMKKEEEQYMPLSEWLHLAAEEGEDTAWKGLSVFGAESEGLLSFLLDGQVLRSIEPRQVPAELHGELRPYQERGYQWLSAMRELGFGVCLADDMGLGKTIQVITCLLDLKQEEQQAAADEAREHEAFMGMEEEFGNSEQPHVHDAHLPALIVCPTSLLGNWQRELKRFAPNLSLYIHHGGQRLHGNAFQAEAQSHDIVLTTYHLAGRDGPDLASLHWSTVVLDEAQYIKNYRTKQAQSVMRLSTPHRIAMTGTPVENRLSELWSIFQFLNPGYLGTASSFRQRYTGLGPSEENAASLRELHRLVSPFMLRRLKSDPDIRKDLPEKLELKSYCSLTPEQTVLYQRVVDDLMGGLDGRNGIARKGIVLSSLTKLKQICDHPVLADSSRKEHGKAEASGKMERLLELLDAIRDNGESALIFTQYVAMGELLVSRLKQRYEEEPYFLHGGVSKSQRDDMVETFQKGEGPSLFVLSLRAGGVGLNLTRASHVVHYDRWWNPAVENQATDRVFRIGQNRNVQVHKLICQGTLEERIDELIESKKALSEQVVGSGENWLTEMSDDELRGLISLQGETWL; translated from the coding sequence ATGATGCAATCGCTGTATGGAGTATGGCTTGGTGACGTATTTTTTTGTTTTTCCGGTGAAACATCGGAGCCACGTGTGGATGCGTGGAGCCACGTGGTACGGAAGCTGAATTTTGGCGACGGGGGTCGTCTGTTTCAGCCTGCCGCTCTGCGCCTTGCGGAGCTTCGTTGGCCCAATCCGATGCGTAATGCCGCGGAAGCGAAGGGTACGAAGCGGCGTCAATTGCTCGGACGGACGTTGGAAGGGCTGGCAATCTCGCCTAAAGATACATTCAAGCTGCTGCTCCATTGGGACGAAAGTATATTGAATGCGGCAGGAATTCAGGCCGGAGAAGAGATTCGCTACTGGGTGAAAGCAGCACAGTTTACACAGGAACTGCTGCTGCGTGGAGAATTTGCTCCATCCGCTGAGTTTGCGGCCAAGACGGGTGCGCGTCGGCGCACCGGACAGGAAACACTGACGGGCGTATGGCGTCCGCGTCTGCTGCAGGAAGCGGATGTGGAACGATTCCGGGAGTTGGCGGAATCCATGCCGCCGATCGGATTGTCTGCACCTGGAGCATACGCATCTTCTGAACCGGAATCACGGGAGGAAGCGGGAGCAGCCGTATTATTTTCATTTATGAGCGGAATGATTCATGCGGTTGTCACAAGTGAGATGGAAAGCATGGACAGTGAGCTGTCTCGTTACCGCACGCCATTCCGGCGTGGGTCCTCTCCGGTAGCAGAGCTGTGGTGGAATAGTCTGATCTCGATGTTCCGCCCGGTGACGGTGCAGGGACCTACGGAAGAAATGGCAGAACTCATTGGAACGCTGCAAGAAGCTGGCGGTACGGCGAGACCCGTGGTAGGCAGTGAAGAAACGGCTCCCACGGAAGGGGAGCTGAAGCTGGTACTGCGGCTGGAACCGCCCCTTGGTGATCATGAATCATTGTGGGGGATTACCTTCTGGGCAGACAGTGTGCAGGAATCTGGGCTGAGATTGCCTGCACGTACGATCTGGGCGCATCCGGAACGAGATCTGGACCGAGGCAAAGTACGTTATATTTCAGCTGCAGAACAGCTCCTGATGGCGCTGGGGCATGCATCAGAACTGGCACCGGAGCTGGAAACGGCGCTTCTTCATGCACGACCGGAAGGAATGAAGCTGGAACAGCAAGCCTTTTTTGAATTTTTGACCTATGCTGTGCCTCGTCTGCAGAAGGCGGGAGTAACCGTGTTAATGCCTTCCCGCTGGAGCCGAGCAGGGAAACGCCGCGCTGGGCTACGTCTGCAAATGCTCAATCGTGGCATAGAAAGACCGGTCGGGGCCCCGTCTGCACTGGGCATGGAGCAGCTGGTTGCCTTCAAGGCAGAACCGATGCTGGACGGCAAACCGGTTACGGCGGAGGAGCTGGCTGCCCTTGCAGAAGCAACGGTGCCTTATGTGATGTTCCGCGGCGAATGGATTGAAGTGGATACAAAAGAGATTCGCCAGGTTCTGCGTTATATGAAAAAAGAAGAAGAACAATATATGCCTCTATCCGAATGGCTGCATCTGGCAGCGGAAGAAGGCGAAGATACCGCATGGAAGGGACTTTCCGTCTTTGGTGCGGAATCCGAGGGGCTGCTGTCCTTTTTGCTCGACGGGCAGGTGCTCCGCAGTATTGAGCCTCGTCAAGTTCCGGCAGAGCTGCACGGCGAGCTGAGACCCTATCAAGAGCGGGGATACCAATGGTTATCCGCCATGCGTGAGCTTGGGTTCGGAGTATGTCTTGCCGATGATATGGGACTGGGAAAAACGATTCAGGTTATCACCTGCTTGCTGGACTTGAAACAGGAGGAACAGCAAGCCGCGGCAGATGAAGCGCGTGAGCACGAAGCGTTTATGGGGATGGAAGAAGAGTTCGGGAACAGTGAACAACCGCATGTGCATGATGCGCATCTGCCTGCACTTATTGTGTGTCCTACCTCGTTGCTCGGGAACTGGCAGCGTGAGCTGAAGCGTTTTGCTCCGAATCTGTCGTTATATATTCATCATGGCGGACAACGGTTGCACGGCAATGCCTTCCAGGCGGAAGCACAGTCCCATGATATTGTGCTGACGACCTATCATCTGGCTGGCCGGGATGGCCCCGATCTGGCTTCATTGCACTGGTCTACCGTTGTGCTGGATGAGGCGCAATATATTAAAAATTACCGTACGAAGCAAGCGCAAAGCGTCATGCGTCTGTCTACGCCGCATCGCATTGCGATGACGGGTACGCCAGTGGAGAATCGACTAAGCGAGCTGTGGTCCATTTTCCAATTCCTCAATCCGGGGTATCTGGGCACGGCTTCTTCATTCCGCCAGCGCTATACCGGACTGGGCCCATCCGAAGAAAATGCAGCCTCTTTGCGTGAGCTTCATCGGCTTGTATCGCCCTTTATGCTGCGCAGGCTGAAAAGTGACCCGGATATCCGCAAGGATCTGCCGGAGAAGCTGGAACTGAAATCCTATTGTTCCCTGACACCAGAGCAGACCGTTCTGTATCAGCGAGTGGTGGATGATCTGATGGGCGGATTGGATGGACGTAACGGTATCGCTCGTAAGGGAATTGTGTTGTCATCACTGACCAAGCTGAAGCAGATCTGCGATCATCCGGTGCTGGCAGACAGCAGTCGGAAGGAACACGGCAAGGCTGAGGCATCTGGTAAAATGGAGCGTTTGCTGGAATTGCTGGATGCAATCCGTGACAACGGGGAGTCGGCGCTGATTTTCACTCAGTATGTAGCGATGGGAGAACTGCTCGTATCCAGGCTTAAACAGCGGTATGAGGAAGAACCTTACTTCCTGCATGGCGGCGTATCGAAGTCGCAAAGAGATGATATGGTGGAAACCTTCCAAAAAGGGGAAGGGCCATCCTTGTTTGTCCTGTCTCTTCGTGCCGGAGGTGTGGGCCTGAATCTGACGCGTGCCAGTCATGTCGTTCACTACGATCGCTGGTGGAATCCTGCGGTGGAGAATCAGGCAACGGACCGGGTATTCCGGATTGGGCAGAATCGAAACGTACAGGTGCATAAGCTGATCTGTCAGGGTACCCTGGAGGAACGGATTGATGAGCTGATTGAGAGTAAAAAGGCACTTTCTGAGCAAGTGGTCGGTTCCGGTGAGAACTGGCTGACCGAGATGTCGGATGATGAGCTGCGCGGCCTGATCTCGCTTCAGGGCGAGACATGGCTGTAA
- a CDS encoding chemotaxis protein CheW, whose translation MKTSMDEEVQIQYINFSVGNQICALRIDEVHEIIKMLPVTTVPFGSPEIKGFTPLYGKVVSVVSVRVLLGMPDEEPTPSTRIIVVPYHDDYVPLVVDSVDSVVMYDRFEEPTEEYRRYTTGIFKEIAHNDDHEAGILNLDVLLGNLTKSQ comes from the coding sequence ATGAAAACATCTATGGATGAGGAAGTTCAAATTCAATACATCAATTTCTCGGTCGGAAATCAGATTTGTGCGCTTCGAATTGATGAAGTTCATGAAATTATTAAAATGCTCCCGGTAACCACCGTTCCTTTTGGCAGTCCTGAGATCAAGGGTTTCACACCCTTGTACGGCAAAGTGGTCTCTGTTGTGAGTGTCCGCGTCCTGCTCGGCATGCCTGACGAGGAGCCTACACCTTCGACGCGTATCATTGTTGTACCTTACCACGACGATTATGTACCGCTCGTCGTCGATTCCGTGGATTCCGTGGTGATGTATGATCGGTTTGAAGAGCCTACGGAAGAATATCGACGTTACACAACGGGCATATTCAAGGAAATCGCACACAATGACGATCATGAGGCGGGCATTCTTAATTTGGATGTATTGCTCGGTAATTTAACCAAATCGCAGTAA
- a CDS encoding ABC transporter ATP-binding protein, translating to MSAILEVRNLKKHYPIRKGLFSKQVGAVKAVDGVTLSVERGETLAVVGESGCGKSTTGRAILRLIEPTDGEVFFEGKDVRKLPPEELRRFRTDMQMVFQDPYASLDPRWTVQRTLEEPLLTHHNLGKNELKSRIEELMEVVGLSPYQAHRFPHEFSGGQRQRIGIARALALNPKFIVCDEPVSALDVSIQAQVLNLMQDLQEQFGLTYMFISHDLSVVKFISDRVAVMYLGKVVELAPTSELFTEALHPYTKALMSAVPVPDPNVQKERIVLGGDVPNPENPPSGCTFHTRCPYVKDECRSVIPELREISPGRQVACHLY from the coding sequence ATGAGTGCGATATTGGAAGTCAGAAACCTCAAGAAGCATTACCCTATCCGCAAAGGCCTGTTCTCCAAACAGGTCGGTGCCGTCAAAGCAGTCGATGGTGTAACACTGTCTGTGGAGCGCGGGGAAACACTCGCCGTGGTTGGAGAGTCCGGCTGCGGAAAATCCACCACGGGGCGTGCCATCCTGCGTCTGATTGAACCAACAGATGGTGAAGTATTCTTCGAAGGCAAGGATGTACGGAAGCTGCCGCCAGAAGAGCTGCGTCGTTTCCGAACGGATATGCAGATGGTGTTCCAGGACCCATACGCCTCCCTTGATCCTCGATGGACAGTACAGCGTACACTGGAGGAGCCGCTGCTTACCCACCACAATCTGGGCAAAAACGAGTTAAAGAGCCGAATCGAAGAACTGATGGAAGTGGTCGGATTATCCCCCTACCAGGCACATCGCTTTCCGCACGAGTTCTCGGGTGGACAACGCCAACGGATCGGGATTGCCCGTGCTCTCGCTTTGAATCCCAAATTCATTGTGTGTGACGAGCCTGTGTCAGCGCTGGATGTGTCCATTCAGGCACAGGTGCTGAACCTGATGCAGGATCTGCAGGAACAATTTGGACTGACGTATATGTTCATCTCTCATGACTTGTCTGTCGTTAAGTTCATCAGTGATCGTGTGGCTGTCATGTATCTGGGCAAAGTGGTCGAGCTTGCGCCAACATCCGAACTGTTTACCGAGGCGCTGCATCCATATACCAAAGCATTAATGTCCGCTGTTCCGGTTCCTGATCCGAATGTGCAAAAGGAACGGATCGTCCTGGGCGGCGATGTGCCCAATCCGGAAAATCCACCGTCCGGCTGCACCTTCCATACCCGCTGTCCGTATGTGAAGGACGAATGCCGCTCCGTCATCCCGGAGCTGCGGGAGATTTCACCAGGGCGTCAGGTGGCGTGCCATTTGTATTAG
- a CDS encoding ABC transporter ATP-binding protein, which produces MAELLEVSDLRTEFITDAGVIRAVDGISLSIRQGETLGIVGESGCGKSITSLSIMQLLPKKIGRVASGEVRFQGKDMLKLSGREIRRIRGNRMAMIFQEPMTSLNPVFKIGKQISEAARYHLKLGKKEAWTRSVDMLRKVGIPRPDKIAEQYPHQLSGGMRQRVMIAMAMVCSPQLLIADEPTTALDVTIQAQILDLMRDLQRTENMAIMMITHDLGVVAEMCDRVMVMYAGQVVEETDVKTLFADPKHPYTRGLLASLPQLAGDQDRLQSIPGQVPNPAHMPSGCRFAPRCPVKEARCETIQPELLETAPSHSCRCLLQQEGII; this is translated from the coding sequence ATGGCTGAACTGCTCGAAGTTTCGGATTTGCGGACAGAATTCATCACGGATGCAGGCGTAATCCGTGCAGTGGACGGGATCAGTCTTTCCATACGGCAGGGTGAAACGCTGGGTATTGTCGGAGAATCGGGATGCGGGAAAAGTATTACATCGTTATCAATCATGCAGCTGCTCCCCAAAAAGATCGGACGCGTGGCGTCAGGGGAAGTCCGTTTCCAGGGGAAAGACATGCTTAAGCTGTCCGGGCGAGAAATTCGTCGAATTCGGGGCAACCGAATGGCCATGATTTTCCAGGAGCCGATGACCTCGCTCAATCCGGTATTCAAAATCGGCAAACAAATCTCGGAAGCGGCACGATATCATCTGAAGCTGGGCAAAAAAGAGGCTTGGACACGGTCGGTTGATATGCTTCGCAAAGTCGGCATTCCCCGTCCTGACAAAATTGCAGAACAATACCCGCACCAGCTCTCAGGTGGCATGCGCCAGCGGGTGATGATTGCCATGGCGATGGTGTGCAGTCCGCAGCTGCTCATTGCAGATGAACCGACAACAGCCCTGGATGTGACCATCCAGGCACAGATTCTGGACTTGATGCGTGACCTCCAGCGGACGGAGAATATGGCAATCATGATGATCACTCATGATCTCGGCGTAGTAGCTGAGATGTGTGATCGCGTCATGGTGATGTATGCCGGACAAGTGGTGGAAGAGACGGATGTCAAAACCCTTTTTGCCGATCCCAAGCATCCATATACTCGCGGTCTACTCGCTTCGCTGCCGCAGCTTGCAGGGGATCAGGATCGTCTTCAATCCATTCCAGGTCAGGTGCCGAATCCGGCCCATATGCCTTCCGGCTGCCGTTTTGCCCCTCGTTGTCCGGTGAAGGAAGCACGATGCGAGACGATACAGCCCGAATTACTGGAGACAGCACCAAGCCACAGCTGCCGCTGTCTGCTGCAACAGGAGGGGATTATATGA